The sequence TATGGCCGCGAAGGCGATCTCGACCGTCAAATTGGTCGTAAAGTTGAGATCCGTGGCATTCGGGGCCAGGATGTAGTCGTCCGCGCCGTCAAAGAAGAGCGCGGGAGACCAATCGTTACCGCGCATAGGCTCTATAAGGCTTGTATCGTGCTGAAATCGGTTCGGAATTGCCATTTTAGGTCGCTTTCCTCGCCCGAACGTAGATGTGCTTGTCCGAGCCGACGGCTGTCGGCACGCTGACCTGAATGCGCAGCGTGCTGCCGATCAGCCAACCGGCGATGCGCACCGCACGATTCTGCGCGTTCGGAACCACGAATTGGGCGATCACAGCGTAGTATGTGGAGCCGTAAAGCCCCGACTCTTTGACTTCCAGGGCGATCGTGGCGTCCTGGCCGGTCGCGTTGGCCACAATCAGCAGAATCTCGTTCGAATAGGGGCTTATCGGCGTCAAGTCGCCCGTAGCGCCGGTGGCCGTGCCGTTCGTTATCACCACGTCCACATCGTCAAAGGCGAGCGCGGTCGAGACCTGTTGCCGCACCGGCAGGGGGTTGGCCGTGCTCACATCGACCGTTCGACCGTTTTCTATTACTTTCAAGGACATTCGTCACCTCCGTTTATCTGGCGTCGGCAGCCGAAAATGTCAACCAAGAGGAACTGGAACGGGGCGATCTGCGTTATACTTAAGACAATGAAAGCGCAAGCATTCGCAGTCATCGGAATCGCGTTGATCGTCGGGTTTTCGTGGCAGCCGCAGCGTCAGCACAAGGCTAACACGGTCGGTGTCGACCCGGGCAATGTACGGACGACGACCGAAATCGTAGAATCGGCGGCCAAGCGCGGACATCGGTTGGCGCTCTTCGCCGCTGGGTGATTCTGGGGCATCGAGGCGGAGTTCCGCCGAACCCCGGGCGTTGTGGCAACGGCCGTCGGCTATACGGGCGGCAAAACGGCGAACCCCACGTATCGACAGGTTTGCGGGGGGTACACCGGCCATGCCGAAGCCGTGCTAATCGAATACAACCCGGCCAAGACAAGTTATGCCGCACTGCTCAAGAAGCTCTGGTCCTTGCACGATGCCGCGGGTCCTCAGCATCCGGCCTACCAATATCGAAGCGCCGTGTTCGCCTTCGACCCGCAGCAGGCCGAGATCGCGACGGAAGTGCGGGACGGATTGCGCAAGCAGGGCCGGCGCATAGACAGTTTGATTGTGCCCGCATCGCGCTTTTGGATGGCCGAGGAGTACCACCAGCAGTACGAGGAGAAAGTCTTAGGCGCAGCCTGCCCCGTGCCCGATCCGTAAGAAGGGACTATCGTCCCGGCTCGGCTCAGGTTTAAGCAGGTAGAATCGGGCTGTAAAGTTGGGCACAGCGCATGGATACCTTGAGCATCGACCGCATTTCCGTAATCCGCTCGGTTACAGAAGAGCTCTTCACCGCCCTTGGGTTTGAGGAGCGCCTGCGCCGCATTCTGGAAATTGCCATGAGAAGCGCGGACGCTGAGGGCGGCACCATCTTTCTGCACGACCCGGCCTCCAATTCACTGGTCTTTCGGTACGTTGTGGGCGAGCGCGCAAACGAGCT is a genomic window of Armatimonadota bacterium containing:
- the msrA gene encoding peptide-methionine (S)-S-oxide reductase MsrA — protein: MKAQAFAVIGIALIVGFSWQPQRQHKANTVGVDPGNVRTTTEIVESAAKRGHRLALFAAGUFWGIEAEFRRTPGVVATAVGYTGGKTANPTYRQVCGGYTGHAEAVLIEYNPAKTSYAALLKKLWSLHDAAGPQHPAYQYRSAVFAFDPQQAEIATEVRDGLRKQGRRIDSLIVPASRFWMAEEYHQQYEEKVLGAACPVPDP